The Candidatus Edwardsbacteria bacterium nucleotide sequence AGATCGCCAAGTTAAAGAAGGAAAAATCGCCCGAAGCCGATAAAAAAGTTCTGGAGATGCGCCAGGTGGGCGACCAGATAAAAGCCCTGGACGACGAGTTGCGCCTAGTCGAAGAGAAGCTGACCGAGATCACCCTGGCCCTGCCCAATCTGCCCGACCCCACTGTCCCGCTGGGCCAAAGCGAAAAGGACAACGTGGTGGAAAAAACTGTCGGCGATGAGAAGAAGTTCGACTTTGCTCCCAAGCCCCACTGGGAGCTGGGCGAGAAGCTGGACATCATAGATTTTGAGCGCGGGGTCAAGATGTCCGGCACCCGCTTCTATCTGCTTAAAGGGGCCGGCGCCCGCCTGCAAAGGGCCCTCATCGCCCTGATGCTGGACGTCCACACCAGAAAGCACGGCTACGGCGAGATCCTTCCGCCCTATATCGTCAATCACCACTGCCTGATCGGCACCGGCCAGCTGCCCAAGTTCGCCGACAACCTGTATCACGACGCCGAGGAGGATTTCTGGCTGATCCCCACCGCCGAGGTGCCGGTGACCAACATGTATCGGGGCGAGATATTGGACGGCAGCCAGCTGCCCCTCTATCACGTGGCCTACACCCCCTGCTTCCGGCGGGAGAAAATGTCGGCCGGCAAGGATGTCCGGGGCATCAAACGGGGGCACCAGTTCGACAAGGTGGAGCTGGTCAAGTTTTCTTTGCCGGAGAATTCAAATGAGGAACTGCAGAAACTGCTGGCCGACGCCTGCGTCATCCCGGAGATGCTGGGCCTGCGCTACCGGATAGTCCAGCTGTGCACCGCCGATCTGACCTTCTCCTCGGTGAAGACCTACGATGTGGAGGTGTGGGCCCCGGGCTGCAACGAGTGGCTGGAGGTGAGCTCCTGCTCCAACTTCGGGGATTTCCAGGCCCGGCGGGCCAATATAAAGTTCCGCAGGGAGCCCAAAGCCAAAACCGAATTTGTGCATACCCTGAACGGCTCTGGCCTGGCCCTGCCCAGGACGCTGATAGCGGTGATGGAGAATTACCAGAACGCCGACGGGAGCATTACCGTGCCGGAGGTTTTACGGCCGTTTATGGGGATGGATGTGATAAATATATCTTAAGGAGAATTCACTTGGATAAGAGAGAATTGATTCGAAAGATTAATAAGGGAGCAATTTCATGGAATGCTTGGAAAAAACGACATGACAAAAAGATTGCTTCTGTAGAAATAACTGAATATTCTTCTTTTGAACTAGATGACCTAGCTATTGACTTATCAGATTATAATTTTAAAGGTAAAAATCTATCTGGCTATGACTTTAGTAATGCAATTTTTCTCGACACCTGCTTCGTGGGCGCAAATTTATCAGAAGCAGATTTTAGTTGTTCTTATTTAACTTCTTCGGATTTAAGTGAAGCAAAATTAAACTATGCAAATTTT carries:
- the serS gene encoding serine--tRNA ligase, whose protein sequence is MLDLKFIRENIELVKEGLAKKGEKADLGPFLELDTKRRAMVQEVEVLKAQRNSVSDEIAKLKKEKSPEADKKVLEMRQVGDQIKALDDELRLVEEKLTEITLALPNLPDPTVPLGQSEKDNVVEKTVGDEKKFDFAPKPHWELGEKLDIIDFERGVKMSGTRFYLLKGAGARLQRALIALMLDVHTRKHGYGEILPPYIVNHHCLIGTGQLPKFADNLYHDAEEDFWLIPTAEVPVTNMYRGEILDGSQLPLYHVAYTPCFRREKMSAGKDVRGIKRGHQFDKVELVKFSLPENSNEELQKLLADACVIPEMLGLRYRIVQLCTADLTFSSVKTYDVEVWAPGCNEWLEVSSCSNFGDFQARRANIKFRREPKAKTEFVHTLNGSGLALPRTLIAVMENYQNADGSITVPEVLRPFMGMDVINIS